A window of Juglans regia cultivar Chandler chromosome 7, Walnut 2.0, whole genome shotgun sequence contains these coding sequences:
- the LOC109007209 gene encoding beta-glucosidase 11-like isoform X2, giving the protein MLRLVVVLLTNLAVLVLSAHKFSRDDFPPGFVFGASTSAYQVEGAANQDGRTPSIWDTFAQAGNMHGATGDTACDGYHKYKEDVQLMGDTGLEAYRFSISWSRLLPNGRGTVNPKGLQYYNNLINELISHGIQPHVTLHHNDLPQTLEDEYGGWISRKSVEFGDRVPYWTTFNEANVFVMGGYDTGNLPPQRCSSPSPYGINCSRGSSSTEPYLAAHHILLAHASAARLYKNMYQEKQLGFIGINVFGYWFVPLTNSSDDKIAAQRANDFFFGWMVDPLVFGEYPDAMKKNVGSRMPVFTTAESNWIKGSFDFLGVNHYLTTYVKDSPSSLKIKERDFFADMAVELSSFENDTSRFEFPIVAWGLQELLEYIKRVYGNPPVYIHENAKISHLGTWNLTIRSSERMIRNLTMEDWPRVEYLHAYIGSLLDALRNGSNTKGYFIWSLMDLLELLEGFESGYGLYYVDLDDPDLKRQPKLSAHWYSHFLKRSKGMRLQGLTELGMNLSALSQYSHFFQ; this is encoded by the exons ATGTTGAGGCTAGTAGTAGTTTTGCTGACGAATCTAGCAGTACTGGTTTTGAGTGCTCATAAATTTAGCAGAGATGACTTTCCTCCTGGTTTCGTGTTTGGGGCTTCGACCTCTGCTTATCAG GTTGAAGGTGCTGCAAACCAGGATGGGAGGACTCCTAGCATATGGGATACTTTCGCCCAAGCAG GGAATATGCATGGAGCCACTGGAGACACAGCATGTGATGGATATCATAAATATAAG GAGGATGTCCAGCTTATGGGGGACACAGGGTTAGAAGCTTACAGGTTTTCCATATCTTGGTCGAGGCTTTTACCAA ATGGAAGAGGAACTGTCAATCCTAAGGGTTTACAGTATTACAACAATCTCATCAATGAACTAATCAGTCATG GAATACAACCACATGTTACATTACACCACAATGATCTTCCTCAAACGCTGGAAGACGAGTATGGAGGATGGATTAGCCGAAAGAGTGT GGAATTCGGTGACAGGGTTCCATATTGGACTACTTTTAATGAGGCCAATGTGTTTGTAATGGGGGGTTACGATACTGGCAATTTACCTCCTCAGAGATgttcatctccatctccatatGGGATAAACTGCTCTAGAGGCAGCTCCTCAACAGAGCCATACTTGGCAGCTCATCATATCTTGTTGGCACATGCATCCGCTGCTAGATTGTACAAGAACATGTATCag GAGAAGCAGCTCGGATTTATAGGGATCAATGTCTTTGGTTATTGGTTCGTTCCTCTTACAAACAGCTCAGACGATAAAATTGCTGCTCAAAGAGCCAACGACTTCTTCTTTGGCTG GATGGTAGATCCTTTGGTGTTTGGAGAATATCCTGATGCCATGAAAAAGAACGTAGGCTCAAGAATGCCAGTCTTCACCACTGCTGAATCCAATTGGATTAAGGGTTCATTTGACTTCCTTGGAGTGAACCATTACTTAACTACGTATGTCAAGGACAGCCCCAGTAGCTTGAAAATCAAGGAGAGAGACTTTTTTGCTGACATGGCAGTAGAACTTTCAA GCTTCGAAAATGATACATCCAGATTCGAG TTTCCAATTGTAGCCTGGGGCCTGCAAGAACTGCTGGAGTATATCAAGAGAGTTTATGGCAACCCTCCTGTTTACATCCATGAaaatg cAAAAATTTCCCATCTTGGAACTTGGAACTTGACTATACGATCAA GTGAACGAATGATACGTAATTTGACAATGGAAGACTGGCCAAGGGTGGAATATTTGCATGCATACATTGGGAGTTTGCTTGATGCATTGAG gaatGGATCAAATACAAAAGGCTATTTTATATGGTCCTTGATGGATTTATTGGAGTTGTTGGAAGGTTTCGAATCCGGATATGGCCTATACTATGTTGACTTGGATGATCCTGATTTAAAAAGGCAACCAAAACTCTCTGCGCATTGGTACTCCCATTTTCTGAAGAGATCAAAAGGCATGAGATTACAAGGACTCACTGAACTTGGGATGAACTTATCTGCACTTTCCCAGTACTCTCACTTCTTTCAGTAG
- the LOC109007209 gene encoding beta-glucosidase 11-like isoform X1 — MLRLVVVLLTNLAVLVLSAHKFSRDDFPPGFVFGASTSAYQVEGAANQDGRTPSIWDTFAQAGNMHGATGDTACDGYHKYKEDVQLMGDTGLEAYRFSISWSRLLPNGRGTVNPKGLQYYNNLINELISHGIQPHVTLHHNDLPQTLEDEYGGWISRKSVKDFEAFADVCFREFGDRVPYWTTFNEANVFVMGGYDTGNLPPQRCSSPSPYGINCSRGSSSTEPYLAAHHILLAHASAARLYKNMYQEKQLGFIGINVFGYWFVPLTNSSDDKIAAQRANDFFFGWMVDPLVFGEYPDAMKKNVGSRMPVFTTAESNWIKGSFDFLGVNHYLTTYVKDSPSSLKIKERDFFADMAVELSSFENDTSRFEFPIVAWGLQELLEYIKRVYGNPPVYIHENAKISHLGTWNLTIRSSERMIRNLTMEDWPRVEYLHAYIGSLLDALRNGSNTKGYFIWSLMDLLELLEGFESGYGLYYVDLDDPDLKRQPKLSAHWYSHFLKRSKGMRLQGLTELGMNLSALSQYSHFFQ, encoded by the exons ATGTTGAGGCTAGTAGTAGTTTTGCTGACGAATCTAGCAGTACTGGTTTTGAGTGCTCATAAATTTAGCAGAGATGACTTTCCTCCTGGTTTCGTGTTTGGGGCTTCGACCTCTGCTTATCAG GTTGAAGGTGCTGCAAACCAGGATGGGAGGACTCCTAGCATATGGGATACTTTCGCCCAAGCAG GGAATATGCATGGAGCCACTGGAGACACAGCATGTGATGGATATCATAAATATAAG GAGGATGTCCAGCTTATGGGGGACACAGGGTTAGAAGCTTACAGGTTTTCCATATCTTGGTCGAGGCTTTTACCAA ATGGAAGAGGAACTGTCAATCCTAAGGGTTTACAGTATTACAACAATCTCATCAATGAACTAATCAGTCATG GAATACAACCACATGTTACATTACACCACAATGATCTTCCTCAAACGCTGGAAGACGAGTATGGAGGATGGATTAGCCGAAAGAGTGT GAAAGACTTTGAAGCGTTTGCGGATGTGTGCTTCAGGGAATTCGGTGACAGGGTTCCATATTGGACTACTTTTAATGAGGCCAATGTGTTTGTAATGGGGGGTTACGATACTGGCAATTTACCTCCTCAGAGATgttcatctccatctccatatGGGATAAACTGCTCTAGAGGCAGCTCCTCAACAGAGCCATACTTGGCAGCTCATCATATCTTGTTGGCACATGCATCCGCTGCTAGATTGTACAAGAACATGTATCag GAGAAGCAGCTCGGATTTATAGGGATCAATGTCTTTGGTTATTGGTTCGTTCCTCTTACAAACAGCTCAGACGATAAAATTGCTGCTCAAAGAGCCAACGACTTCTTCTTTGGCTG GATGGTAGATCCTTTGGTGTTTGGAGAATATCCTGATGCCATGAAAAAGAACGTAGGCTCAAGAATGCCAGTCTTCACCACTGCTGAATCCAATTGGATTAAGGGTTCATTTGACTTCCTTGGAGTGAACCATTACTTAACTACGTATGTCAAGGACAGCCCCAGTAGCTTGAAAATCAAGGAGAGAGACTTTTTTGCTGACATGGCAGTAGAACTTTCAA GCTTCGAAAATGATACATCCAGATTCGAG TTTCCAATTGTAGCCTGGGGCCTGCAAGAACTGCTGGAGTATATCAAGAGAGTTTATGGCAACCCTCCTGTTTACATCCATGAaaatg cAAAAATTTCCCATCTTGGAACTTGGAACTTGACTATACGATCAA GTGAACGAATGATACGTAATTTGACAATGGAAGACTGGCCAAGGGTGGAATATTTGCATGCATACATTGGGAGTTTGCTTGATGCATTGAG gaatGGATCAAATACAAAAGGCTATTTTATATGGTCCTTGATGGATTTATTGGAGTTGTTGGAAGGTTTCGAATCCGGATATGGCCTATACTATGTTGACTTGGATGATCCTGATTTAAAAAGGCAACCAAAACTCTCTGCGCATTGGTACTCCCATTTTCTGAAGAGATCAAAAGGCATGAGATTACAAGGACTCACTGAACTTGGGATGAACTTATCTGCACTTTCCCAGTACTCTCACTTCTTTCAGTAG
- the LOC109007209 gene encoding beta-glucosidase 11-like isoform X3, whose amino-acid sequence MLRLVVVLLTNLAVLVLSAHKFSRDDFPPGFVFGASTSAYQVEGAANQDGRTPSIWDTFAQAGNMHGATGDTACDGYHKYKEDVQLMGDTGLEAYRFSISWSRLLPNGRGTVNPKGLQYYNNLINELISHGIQPHVTLHHNDLPQTLEDEYGGWISRKSVKDFEAFADVCFREFGDRVPYWTTFNEANVFVMGGYDTGNLPPQRCSSPSPYGINCSRGSSSTEPYLAAHHILLAHASAARLYKNMYQEKQLGFIGINVFGYWFVPLTNSSDDKIAAQRANDFFFGWMVDPLVFGEYPDAMKKNVGSRMPVFTTAESNWIKGSFDFLGVNHYLTTYVKDSPSSLKIKERDFFADMAVELSSFENDTSRFEFPIVAWGLQELLEYIKRVYGNPPVYIHENGERMIRNLTMEDWPRVEYLHAYIGSLLDALRNGSNTKGYFIWSLMDLLELLEGFESGYGLYYVDLDDPDLKRQPKLSAHWYSHFLKRSKGMRLQGLTELGMNLSALSQYSHFFQ is encoded by the exons ATGTTGAGGCTAGTAGTAGTTTTGCTGACGAATCTAGCAGTACTGGTTTTGAGTGCTCATAAATTTAGCAGAGATGACTTTCCTCCTGGTTTCGTGTTTGGGGCTTCGACCTCTGCTTATCAG GTTGAAGGTGCTGCAAACCAGGATGGGAGGACTCCTAGCATATGGGATACTTTCGCCCAAGCAG GGAATATGCATGGAGCCACTGGAGACACAGCATGTGATGGATATCATAAATATAAG GAGGATGTCCAGCTTATGGGGGACACAGGGTTAGAAGCTTACAGGTTTTCCATATCTTGGTCGAGGCTTTTACCAA ATGGAAGAGGAACTGTCAATCCTAAGGGTTTACAGTATTACAACAATCTCATCAATGAACTAATCAGTCATG GAATACAACCACATGTTACATTACACCACAATGATCTTCCTCAAACGCTGGAAGACGAGTATGGAGGATGGATTAGCCGAAAGAGTGT GAAAGACTTTGAAGCGTTTGCGGATGTGTGCTTCAGGGAATTCGGTGACAGGGTTCCATATTGGACTACTTTTAATGAGGCCAATGTGTTTGTAATGGGGGGTTACGATACTGGCAATTTACCTCCTCAGAGATgttcatctccatctccatatGGGATAAACTGCTCTAGAGGCAGCTCCTCAACAGAGCCATACTTGGCAGCTCATCATATCTTGTTGGCACATGCATCCGCTGCTAGATTGTACAAGAACATGTATCag GAGAAGCAGCTCGGATTTATAGGGATCAATGTCTTTGGTTATTGGTTCGTTCCTCTTACAAACAGCTCAGACGATAAAATTGCTGCTCAAAGAGCCAACGACTTCTTCTTTGGCTG GATGGTAGATCCTTTGGTGTTTGGAGAATATCCTGATGCCATGAAAAAGAACGTAGGCTCAAGAATGCCAGTCTTCACCACTGCTGAATCCAATTGGATTAAGGGTTCATTTGACTTCCTTGGAGTGAACCATTACTTAACTACGTATGTCAAGGACAGCCCCAGTAGCTTGAAAATCAAGGAGAGAGACTTTTTTGCTGACATGGCAGTAGAACTTTCAA GCTTCGAAAATGATACATCCAGATTCGAG TTTCCAATTGTAGCCTGGGGCCTGCAAGAACTGCTGGAGTATATCAAGAGAGTTTATGGCAACCCTCCTGTTTACATCCATGAaaatg GTGAACGAATGATACGTAATTTGACAATGGAAGACTGGCCAAGGGTGGAATATTTGCATGCATACATTGGGAGTTTGCTTGATGCATTGAG gaatGGATCAAATACAAAAGGCTATTTTATATGGTCCTTGATGGATTTATTGGAGTTGTTGGAAGGTTTCGAATCCGGATATGGCCTATACTATGTTGACTTGGATGATCCTGATTTAAAAAGGCAACCAAAACTCTCTGCGCATTGGTACTCCCATTTTCTGAAGAGATCAAAAGGCATGAGATTACAAGGACTCACTGAACTTGGGATGAACTTATCTGCACTTTCCCAGTACTCTCACTTCTTTCAGTAG